A section of the Babesia microti strain RI chromosome I, complete genome genome encodes:
- a CDS encoding conserved Plasmodium protein, unknown function (overlaps_old_locusTagID:BBM_I00750), translating to MAKGLRAKTLRRYRAAKRHIIDEKLESRRSMTLYDKMIRLCRGEQVDYIPAPNMFVHPELPTSEIPQRIPQHPIDLRSEAVPAAGFAFKGNRKKFTREDLRESSILRSSIGYRCYDHNKNISPQVDIMNDIDVDDSTAIITSSERSGFRKKFKGNTIAVKKFNKSMRKKH from the exons ATGGCTAAGGGCTTACGGGCAAAGACCCTAAGAAGATATCGCGCCGCAAAACGCCATATAATTGACG AAAAATTGGAATCTAGACGTTCAATGACTCTTTATGACAAAATGATCAGGCTTTGCCGTGGTGAACAGGTTGATTATATTCCGGCTCCAAACATGTTTGTCCATCCAg aattgCCCACATCGGAAATACCGCAAAGAATTCCCCAACATCCAATAGACCTTAGGTCTGAAGCAGTCCCTGCCGCAG gttttGCATTCAAGGGTAACAGAAAGAAATTTACTAGAGAAGATCTCAGAGAATCGTCAATACTAAGAAGTTCAATTGGGTATAGATGTTATGAccataataaaaatatatcgcCCCAAGTTGACATAATGAATGATATCGATGTTGATGACAGCACTGCCATTATTACTAGCAGTGAAAGAAGTGGATTTAGGAAAAAATTCAAAGGCAACACCATTGCCGTTAAG
- a CDS encoding large subunit ribosomal protein L36e (overlaps_old_locusTagID:BBM_I00755), with the protein MASDKIPAPKSGFPVGLNRGHITTPLSNPKASRASRMKGRTSARKALIKEIVREVCGFAPYERRMIELIKSGTASSTKRALKFAKKRLGTHKRAKAKRDEITRIVMMQRKR; encoded by the exons ATGGCGTCGGATAAAATTCCAGCTCCTAAAAGTGGATTTCCAG ttggTTTAAATCGGGGCCACATAACTACTCCGTTGTCAAATCCGAAAGCTTCCAGAGCTAGTCGGATGAAAGGTCGCACTAGTGCTAGGAAAGCATTGATCAAGGAGATTGTTAGGGAAGTTTGTGGTTTTGCGCCATATGAGCGTAGAATGATTGAATTGATCAAAAGCGGTACTGCATCTTCCACCAAGCGTGCCctaaaatttgccaaaaaaaGATTGGGTACCCACAAACGTGCCAAGGCTAAGAGGGATGAGATTACTAGAATTGTTATGATGCAGAGAAAACGATAA
- a CDS encoding ENP1, BYSL, essential nuclear protein 1 (overlaps_old_locusTagID:BBM_I00760;~overlaps_old_locusTagID:BBM_I00765), whose translation MVRNFGNKVESKKRLNRIKTSSKLQKSNKNDKQRQNLAQTIENDRKVKFSKSVKRKDFESVDSSEEADELDVNFDTLSGEVDKQISDLISHATLGLSDEEGELIEGKNSLGDDALIKNLNIQNHSDQDKIDGFTDDVDLTNKILHNLREKSKELTITSDKSNKVHLMYSEIAQYMKSYKSGKLPKAMRMLPKLENWEELLQLTQPREWSNNAVLQTIKTFVGVFSDKQAIKYFTTVLLPAVRLDILQHNTLNCHLYMALKKAIYRPGAWIKSILLPLCKDGCTYKEASIIGSVLRRVSIPVMYAAAALVCICNCSNWYGSTSYLLTVLLGKKFALPKQAIEACVSYFASFSTRNEQMPVIWHQSLLTLVMGYKDSMTQAQINRLESLCKYQMHHIITPQILSHLRTDKENGMPID comes from the exons ATGGTAAGAAATTTTGGCAACAAAGTTGAGTCCAAAAAACGCTTAAATCGCATAAAAACTTCTTCTAAATTACAAAAGTCtaacaaaaatgataaacaACGTCAAAATTTGGCTCAGACTATCGAAAACGATAGGAAGGTTAAATTTTCCAAGTCAGTAAAACGAAAAGACTTTGAGTCTGTCGATAGTTCGGAGGAAGCTGATGAATTAGATGTGAATTTTGATACTTTATCCGGTGAAGTTGACAAACAAATATCGGACCTAATTTCCCATGCGACTTTGGGTTTATCTGATGAAGAAGGGGAGTTGATTGAGGG AAAAAATTCACTTGGCGACGATGCACtgatcaaaaatttgaacatACAAAACCACTCAGACcaagataaaattgatggaTTCACTGATGATGTTGATTTGaccaataaaatattacataatttgaGAGAAAAATCTAAGGAATTAACTATTACTAGTGATAAATCAAACAAAGTTCATTTGATGTACAGTGAAATTGCACAATATATGAAATCGTACAAGAGCGGGAAGTTGCCTAAAGCGATGAGAATGTTACCTAAACTTGAAAACTGGGAAGAATTATTACAACTCACACAACCCAGAGAGTGGTCTAACAACGCAGTTTTGCAGACTATTAAAACTTTTGTTGGGGTATTTTCGGATAAACAAgccattaaatatttcacaacAGTCCTCTTACCGGCAGTAAGACTCGATATTTTGCAACACAACACATTGAACTGCCACTTATACATGGCCTTAAAGAAGGCTATATACAGGCCAGGTGCTTGGATCAAGTCCATTCTATTACCCTTGTGCAAAGAT GGTTGCACATACAAGGAAGCTTCTATTATTGGAAGTGTACTTAGGAGGGTATCAATTCCTGTAATGTATGCAGCAGCTGCTTTAGTTTGTATCTGTAACTGTTCTAATTGGTATGGAAGCACTAGTTATTTACTCACCGTTTTATTGGGGAAGAAGTTTGCTTTGCCTAAACAG GCTATAGAGGCTTGCGTTTCATACTTTGCCTCATTCTCCACTAGAAATGAGCAAATGCCCGTTATTTGGCATCAATCTCTACTTACATTGGTCATGGGCTACAAGG ATTCTATGACCCAAGCCCAAATTAATAGGCTAGAATCGCTATGTAAGTACCAGATGCACCATATTATCACCCCTCAAATTCTATCCCATCTAAGAACTGATAAAGAAAATGGCATGCCCATCGATTAA
- a CDS encoding hypothetical protein (overlaps_old_locusTagID:BBM_I00770), giving the protein MSHNVISIDNIANFIIENKIDAAKVEIDKLNDINDVAAKQTLISTLISNKYWKETHYGTKNLLEIADYVIKNSKFRLRSPVIVIVLEFLQNHDFVDCKWEYDLLQLLRILTKARCRKDEVLRQKLMNIDDVFLALIISRHNRDLFEFKECKVHFFLNHELKPCKMLVGRCYSTKWSFCFERYFTDKIPKRIEIPHYYTISDNFRDGLKFDKCFTVPSSVLPFLKHHKSIKSHYAIYLTYPPSPLTNDTHLVCNYVAANKAPNSSTIDANNVNKCNDVDITVDDGFYIDIEPYDDDIGSNRWSGTQIIPLSPIHTHLPDQNNRVHISDYYQ; this is encoded by the exons ATGTCGCATAACGTTATATCCATAGATAATATTGCgaattttataattgaGAATAAAATTGACGCTGCGAAagttgaaattgataaattaaatgacaTTAATGATGTAGCTGCTAAACAA ACATTAATTTCCACTTTGATTAGCAACAAATATTGGAAAGAAACCCATTATGGCACTAAAAATCTGTTAGAAATAGCAGATTatgttattaaaaatagcaAATTCAGACTTAGATCACCAGTCATAGTCATAGTACTTGAATTTCTACAGAATCATGACTTCGTTGATTGTAAATGGGAATATGATCTATTGCAATTGCTTAGAATTCTAACTAAAG CGCGCTGTAGAAAGGATGAGGTGTTGCGCCAAAAGCTTATGAATATTGACGATGTATTTTTAGCGCTAATAATTAGTAGACATAATAGAGATTTGTTTGAATTCAAGGAGTGTAAGGTTCATTTCTTTTTAAACCACGAATTGAAGCCGTGCAAGATGTTAGTTGGCAGGTGCTATTCCACAAAATGGTCGTTTTGTTTCGAGAGATATTTCACGGACAAGATTCCCAAAAGAATTGAAATTCCACATTACTACACTATTAGCGATAATTTCAGAGACGGTctaaaatttgataaatgttTTACCGTTCCATCTTCTGTACTCCCCTTTCTAAAACACCACAAATCTATCAAATCACATTATGCCATATACCTTACATATCCACCAAGCCCACTCACAAATGATACACATTTAGTTTGTAATTATGTAGCGGCTAACAAAGCTCCTAACAGTTCAACTATAGATGcaaataatgtaaataagtGCAATGATGTCGATATTACTGTGGATGATGGATTTTACATTGACATCGAACCTTATGACGATGATATAGGATCAAATCGCTGGTCCGGCACGCAG ATCATCCCCTTATCACCCATCCATACCCACCTTCCAGACCAGAACAACAGAGTACATATCTCGGACTACTACCAGTAA
- a CDS encoding translation initiation factor eIF-4F (overlaps_old_locusTagID:BBM_I00780): MDKGGGGKGQGLNIGTKSFNPNAPVFIPSAYIQTPTVHSARKTDKIKSSKSKKIHSKSIPQFASSHVESIPSSKLSQSPPPQPPAQIQTQTKTDASTRPNESWLNTNAPEFIPRQYDPSRLFEGTKGGFHHPYYPYPYPYSYQQPILMTPPIPQHQYTIVSQGNERLDQFCIFQQPYSMCHHSSGSTDIVNSPEKPSATTSNAPLVSTQSDLTDSQLNCIKGDLNSGSDAKEDITDALEQLSVIKSEESIDTGSDLPIQDDKSSQIKLDEQHNMHDVARATESTVDNEADTGAKDPPEEVYDCTFDILNMIAIGANLYSMNLLKKPFKFMDAKITMHDTKKHRDDTRSSRHDNYESKKLSGFFSCERYSEIDFVRPVQEQLPKPSETSWVANQKLQKADDTIALVRKVKGLLNRLTYEKFDIIYTQLIQIGVFTMEHLRLLIDVVFDKAVTQHHFISMYGELCSKIKKDIVIEGEEASDESEKNNIVRRLLLDKCQNSFESNLKPMVIPPDLNEEESFEAEQKYKHRMRGNMMFVGELLKRKILAAKVLIACLDQVMLKRAECIVDGDIDRGNNHLEAMCTLLQTVGKSFDTCKWKHLPDLDKHLESLKVIGKDDRVSFRIRCIIKNVLDSRNDRWEDRGAAKNAEIPCKLEELRSKVQAETEKIDRSRGAKTDRDNRDIHRFGRGVKYERTRVCKTDRGDADAKAAEAEFSMSKDVLKRRLKSIVSELAFSSDVNEANECIAELKIPDSKHKMMLVMLFVGIVENCAKVTMHKERRVVLSWFITIARNSLQHSIDEFLNGHDEEQHNYSYLLEDYPVLPTIMDELFTYIKDSGAVKEQVIANWRDSIKNLSL; encoded by the exons ATGGACAAGGGCGGCGGCGGCAAGGGACAGGGCCTAAATATAGGTacaaaatcattcaatCCCAACGCACCTGTCTTCATCCCCTCCGCTTACATTCAAACGCCTACCGTTCATAGTGCCAGGAAAACCGACAAGATCAAGTCGTCCAAGTCCAAAAAGATACATTCAAAATCGATTCCACAATTTGCCTCCTCTCATGTGGAATCTATCCCATCTTCCAAGCTCTCTCAGTCACCACCCCCCCAACCACCAGCACAAATACAAACACAAACTAAAACAGACGCCTCAACCCGCCCCAATGAAAGCTGGCTTAATACAAATGCTCCTGAATTCATCCCAAGGCAATACGACCCATCCAGACTTTTCGAAGGTACCAAAGGTGGATTCCACCACCCATACTACCCCTACCCCTATCCCTATAGCTACCAGCAGCCCATTCTTATGACACCGCCCATACCTCAGCACCAGTACACTATAGTTTCCCAAGGAAATGAAAGGCTTGATCAATTTTGCATCTTCCAGCAACCATACTCCATGTGCCACCACTCTTCAGGTTCAACAGACATTGTCAATTCTCCAGAAAAACCTTCTGCCACTACCAGCAACGCCCCTCTTGTCTCTACCCAAAGCGACTTAACCGATTcacaattaaattgtattaaaGGTGACTTAAACAGCGGATCTGACGCGAAAGAGGACATAACTGATGCTCTGGAGCAGCTATCGGTAATAAAATCTGAAGAGTCCATAGATACAGGCAGTGATCTTCCCATCCAAGATGATAAGTCATCCCAGATAAAATTGGATGAGCAACACAATATGCATGATGTTGCCCGGGCCACAGAAAGTACTGTTGATAATGAGGCTGATACTGGAGCAAAAGACCCCCCAGAAGAAGTTTATGATTGTacatttgatattttaaatatgataGCAATCGGGGCAAACTTGTACAGtatgaatttgttgaagAAACCTTTCAAATTCATGGATGCTAAAATAACAATGCATGATACCAAGAAGCACAGGGATGATACCAGATCTTCTAGACATGATAATTACGAAAGTAAGAAGCTTTCCGGCTTTTTCAGCTGTGAGAGGTACAGTGAGATAGATTTCGTGAGGCCGGTACAGGAGCAATTGCCAAAGCCTTCTGAGACCAGTTGGGTTGCTAATCAGAAACTCCAAAAGGCGGACGATACAATTGCACTTGTTAGAAAGGTTAAGGGGTTGCTAAACAGATTGACCTATGAAAAATTCGACATCATTTATACCCAGCTGATCCAGATTGGGGTATTTACTATGGAGCACTTGAGACTCCTAATAGATGTCGTATTTGATAAAGCAGTGACACAACATCACTTTATATCAATGTATGGTGAGTTGTGTTCCAAGATTAAAAAAGACATTGTTATTGAGGGGGAGGAGGCGTCGGATGAATCtgaaaaaaataatattgttagaAGGTTGCTGTTGGATAAGTGTCAAAACTCATTCGAGTCAAATTTGAAGCCCATGGTCATACCACCGGATTTGAACGAGGAGGAGTCTTTTGAGGCTGAGCAAAAGTACAAACACAGGATGAGAGGAAATATGATGTTTGTTGGTGAGCTGCTGAAGCGGAAGATCCTCGCCGCAAAGGTCCTAATCGCATGTCTTGACCAAGTAATGCTTAAGCGGGCTGAGTGTATTGTGGATGGGGATATTGACCGTGGTAATAATCATTTGGAGGCTATGTGCACTCTTCTCCAGACCGTGGGCAAGAGCTTTGACACTTGTAAATGGAAGCATTTGCCTGACCTTGACAAGCACTTGGAATCACTCAAGGTTATTGGAAAAGATGATAGAGTATCGTTTCGGATTCGTTGCATAATCAAGAATGTGTTGGATTCTAGGAACGACAGGTGGGAGGATAGAGGCGCGGCGAAGAATGCAGAGATCCCCTGCAAATTGGAGGAATTGCGATCTAAGGTCCAGGCGGAAACAGAAAAGATCGATAGATCTAGGGGCGCTAAGACGGACCGGGATAACCGAGACATTCATAGATTTGGCAGGGGGGTCAAATATGAGCGTACCCGTGTCTGTAAGACTGATAGGGGGGATGCAGATGCTAAAGCTGCAGAGGCTGAATTTTCCATGTCTAAGGACGTATTAAAGAGGAGGCTTAAAAGCATAGTATCTGAACTTGCATTTTCTAGCGATGTTAACGAGGCCAATGAGTGTATCGCCGAACTTAAGATACCCGATTCCAAACACAAG ATGATGTTGGTGATGTTGTTTGTCGGAATCGTGGAAAACTGCGCCAAAGTAACAATGCACAAGGAGAGGAGGGTGGTTCTTTCCTGGTTCATTACTATCGCACGAAACTCTCTGCAGCACAG CATTGACGAATTTTTGAATGGGCATGATGAAGAGCAACACAACTATTCCTATCTGTTGGAAGATTACCCTGTGCTCCCTACAATCATGGACGAATTGTTCACTTACATCAAGG ACTCTGGTGCCGTCAAGGAGCAGGTGATCGCCAACTGGCGTGACTCCATTAAGAATCTTAGCCTATAA
- a CDS encoding peptide chain release factor 2 (overlaps_old_locusTagID:BBM_I00785;~overlaps_old_locusTagID:BBM_I00790): MFAIFVVPPKVVLSLFILFLHHLPDIHPLVGLVLLLQWMVNPIFIAFLYMISPTLSFLFGKLKISPPNVRPSSLTVANNHATVCGIGNNDYYRNDCVITVTAGTGGTESYDWCEILTRMYKKFITKYRSPQNGFGNFNFPESLAIRSIEQSVMDGGTGYKFAKIHVTGMYAYNLLRSENGTHRLVRNSPFNTQNKRMTSFAGVEVMPVLTDMDQGVMNANRHLEIKKSDLRIETMRSEGKGGQNVNKVETAVRITHLPSGIAVKCQQERTQERNKAIAMKELELKLVKLREEEIKHLENAIKGPRIIADWGRHIKSYILSPQARFKDHRIGYQSSNVQSVLDGDLLPCILAYHQANLAD, encoded by the exons ATGTTTGCCATTTTTGTAGTGCCACCA AAAGTTGTCTTGTCActttttattttgtttCTACACCACTTGCCAGATATCCACCCACTTGTTGGTCTA GTGCTTCTCCTCCAGTGGATGGTAAATCCCATTTTTATTGCGTTTTTGTACATGATATCGCCCACTCTTAGCTTCTTGTTTGGGAAGCTCAAAATATCACCCCCTAATGTTAGGCCTTCAAGCTTGACCGTCGCTAACAACCATGCCACTGTATGTGGAATTGGAAACAATGATTACTACCGTAATGATTGTGTGATAACAGTGACTGCCGGTACCGGAGGGACAGAATCCTATGATTGGTGCGAGATTCTGACAAGAATGTATAAAAAGTTTATTACCAAGTATCGCTCTCCCCAAAATggatttggaaattttaatttccCCGAGTCACTGGCAATCAGGTCAATTGAACAATCTGTGATGGATGGTGGCACTGgatataaatttgccaaGATTCACGTCACTGGTATGTATGCCTATAACTTGCTAAGGTCCGAGAATGGTACCCATAGATTGGTTAGAAATTCACCGTTCAATACGCAA AACAAACGTATGACCAGCTTTGCTGGTGTTGAAGTTATGCCTGTTCTTACTGACATGGACCAAGGGGTTATGAATGCAAACAGGCATTTGGAGATTAAGAAATCTGATTTGCGTATTGAGACTATGAGAAGTGAGGGAAAAGGCGGCCAAAATGTAAACAAGGTTGAGACAGCGG TTAGAATCACGCATCTACCAAGTGGAATAGCCGTCAAGTGTCAGCAAGAGAGGACTCAAGAGCGCAATAAGGCTATCGCAATGAAGGAGCTAGAATTGAAATTGGTTAAGTTGAGGGAG GAGGAGATTAAACATCTGGAAAATGCCATAAAGGGACCCCGTATAATAGCTGATTGGGGTAGACACATAAAAAGTTACATTCTCAGTCCGCAGGCCCGCTTTAAAGATCATCGCATAGGTTATCAATCCAGTAACGTACAGTCAGTATTAGATGGCGATCTTTTACCTTGTATTTTAGCATACCATCAAGCCAACCTTGCTGATTGA
- a CDS encoding conserved Plasmodium protein, unknown function (overlaps_old_locusTagID:BBM_I00790) — protein sequence MLENLPIYKTQAKYFVDFVEQNGIKMVCFDFDNTIIDQHTSGSIPRDIVTSVKNYITEDFRLVAKELISRGIKIAVVTFSDVKFAKDLNKTVGGELLVKEVLADICPDILIYARYPRYYQKPSEYEKIGLKEPMHISKNYHLQQAANDSGFALSEIILIDDDINNCEHAHKLGVLAFHVFGDMGFKLSNIKSIQSARLA from the exons ATGTTAGAAAACTTGCCAATATATAAAACGc aAGCCAAATACTTTGTGGATTTTGTTGAACAAAATGGAATCAAAATGGTATGTTTTGATTTCGACAATACAATCATCGACCAACATACCA GTGGCTCTATACCTAGGGATATTGTCACGTCtgttaaaaattacataacGGAAGACTTTCGTCTGGTTGCCAAAGAACTCATATCACGAGGCATTAAGATTGCTGTGGTTACATTTTCAG acGTAAAATTTGCTAAAGATCTGAATAAAACCGTTGGGGGAGAATTGCTTGTAAAAGAGGTTTTAGCTGATATATGTCCGGATATTCTGATATACGCTAGATATCCAAG ATACTACCAAAAACCATCtgaatatgaaaaaattggtCTGAAAGAACCCATGCACATTAGCAAGAATTATCATCTACAACAA GCGGCAAATGACTCTGGGTTTGCTTTGTCTGAGATCATTCTAATAGATGATGACATAAACAACTGTGAACACGCACATAAGTTGGGCGTGTTGGCATTTCATGTGTTCGGAGATATGGGCTTCAAACTAAGCAACATAAAATCAATTCAATCAGCAAGGTTGGCTTGA
- a CDS encoding hypothetical protein (overlaps_old_locusTagID:BBM_I00795), translating to MVLEKVSPDLYCVILHKLRIPNDTLIISIYWCIKESNEIFSIQPQSLLDLQVNTRTVYFVKPIDSNIEPELIVSLANNIHFFAKYPSKTITRGAPFKPLNLTLKSLQTSATIRATLETACQVRWLPSPIHTNILTTGYKDNSIVGVYFLPGRSKDAQKLAFDKAINEATRYRVSSRGLFLDYVDPLYQRNKYKVRNLQQSEVQYDANSDSLYNKQPIDTNARGSSAESLNIRDTTAENSIDGEPTQRYEPKFLNWSTPTARDCTCLFKLYPTNPYSSLSDQVRFKCQSDFVNLENETRSLEKKFRDNCKRKASKPRISLDHNIFEDTVRIEEQSLDPEGDEERVYSSGTYYDMYRDMYLAQKFKELVEYSETVAGLKINTSVSTEPVNVASPSKTDKGIQVDFLTTIKDDFSNFETMASHNEPYHTNAIPDMNMTEMVELVVSNTDKSKDSEQPNRLVSFFMDMIGSNVIRKLTSSVSDKTDESNLNGAEIEKIIKDDECYEIDNMSLEFSALEEPNDQIAESIVSSENEQLISPAGSILTIDNKLAEPIAVEMEEGTPTILDVEHTSVIDNKYHTPVGMLDLDDIDLNDTTTEYLKNTTSNGIPRIITFASEEDNLSSNLIYNECALSCHLTPTSFKFEFDDIDHLYCFSGDENYNKPVITRIEAMTMDESVIHSQGEKPEPDGTMVECVGFNDREISTLEAINNASHPTISSKISEKLFNSVGDNNLVARSPEIMAASGEMVNGSDIYNIKDGEYISQMGISNALSDLEDDTAIGVSLSLEVITNDSKSDAYKLRSDPMDANINIADVMIGSSDISDSCNKEKSDLILYNVRNSTSGEVTSDLQCNFKSDGPEFEVRETTPSQQGRLEAYRPRGGQELESAPQSNNFEVNVMDNCVKEPSSDVPMASCGECCTSGSNDYKCSTIIGSRDEGNSLTVVSTVNCDSSVGIGVVGGSLEGEIGSSNASGV from the coding sequence ATGGTATTAGAAAAGGTATCGCCGGATttatattgtgtaattttgCACAAACTCAGGATCCCAAATGATACTTTGATCATCAGTATTTACTGGTGCATAAAAGAGTCTAACGAAATATTCTCCATCCAACCCCAATCACTCCTAGACCTGCAAGTTAATACCAGAACAGTTTATTTCGTCAAGCCCATTGACAGCAACATTGAACCGGAACTTATTGTTTCCCTGGCAAATAACATACATTTCTTTGCCAAATACCCTTCCAAAACTATTACCAGGGGTGCGCCATTCAAACCCCTAAATTTGACCCTAAAGTCGTTACAAACATCCGCCACTATTAGAGCCACTTTGGAAACTGCTTGCCAGGTGCGATGGCTTCCTTCCCCCATCCATACCAACATCCTTACCACAGGGTACAAGGATAATTCCATTGTCGGAGTTTATTTCTTACCAGGTAGATCAAAGGACGCACAAAAGTTAGCTTTCGACAAGGCAATTAATGAGGCCACCAGGTATAGGGTTTCATCAAGGGGGCTATTTCTGGACTATGTCGACCCCCTATACCAAAGGAATAAGTACAAGGTCAGAAATTTGCAACAATCGGAGGTGCAATATGACGCTAACTCTGACAGTCTCTATAATAAACAACCGATAGATACTAATGCACGTGGTTCTAGTGCAGAATCTCTTAATATTAGAGACACTACTGCAGAAAATTCTATAGATGGAGAACCAACACAGCGCTATGAACCTAAATTTCTTAACTGGTCCACACCTACTGCTAGAGACTGCACATGtttattcaaattatatccCACAAACCCCTATTCCTCCCTCTCCGACCAAGTACGCTTTAAATGTCAATCCGACTTTGTCAATCTGGAAAATGAAACGCGGTCTcttgaaaaaaaatttagGGATAATTGTAAAAGGAAAGCGAGCAAGCCCCGTATCAGTTTGGATCATAATATCTTCGAGGATACTGTACGAATTGAAGAACAGAGTCTAGACCCAGAGGGAGATGAAGAAAGAGTATACAGCAGTGGAACTTATTATGATATGTATCGCGATATGTATCTAGCCCAAAAGTTCAAAGAACTTGTGGAATATAGTGAAACTGTTGCTGGACTGAAAATTAATACTTCTGTGTCTACAGAGCCCGTTAATGTGGCATCCCCATCAAAGACTGATAAAGGGATACAAGTAGATTTCCTCACGACTATTAAGGATGACTTTAGCAATTTTGAAACGATGGCTTCCCATAATGAACCCTACCACACAAATGCTATTCCAGATATGAACATGACAGAAATGGTAGAACTTGTAGTTTCTAATACTGATAAATCAAAAGATTCTGAACAGCCCAATCGATTGGTCTCCTTCTTCATGGACATGATCGGTAGCAATGTTATCAGAAAACTTACATCTTCTGTATCAGATAAAACTGATGAATCAAACCTCAATGGGGCTGagattgaaaaaataatcaaagATGATGAATGTTATGAAATCGACAACATGTCACTTGAATTCTCAGCCTTGGAAGAGCCAAATGATCAGATTGCAGAGTCAATCGTCTCTTCGGAAAATGAGCAGCTGATTTCCCCTGCTGGATCAATTCTAACAATAGATAATAAACTGGCTGAACCAATTGCAGTTGAAATGGAGGAAGGTACGCCTACAATCTTGGATGTGGAACATACTAGTGTAATTGACAACAAATACCATACTCCAGTTGGTATGTTAGACCTAGATGATATCGACTTAAATGATACAACAACTGAATATCTTAAAAACACAACCAGTAATGGCATCCCTAGAATAATAACTTTTGCAAGTGAGGAAGACAATCTTAGCTCAAActtaatatacaatgaatGTGCCTTGTCGTGCCATTTAACGCCTACGTCCTTCAAATTCGAATTCGATGATATCGATCACCTATACTGCTTCAGTGGAGACGAAAATTACAACAAGCCTGTAATTACTAGAATTGAAGCAATGACAATGGATGAATCTGTTATCCATTCGCAAGGAGAAAAGCCGGAGCCTGATGGGACTATGGTCGAATGCGTTGGTTTCAATGATAGAGAAATTTCAACTTTGGAAGCGATTAATAATGCAAGTCATCCAACTATTTCTAGCAAAATAAGTGAgaaattattcaattcgGTTGGTGACAACAATTTAGTCGCTAGGTCCCCAGAAATTATGGCTGCTAGTGGTGAAATGGTGAATGGATCtgatatttacaatatcaAAGATGgtgaatatatatcacaaatGGGGATTAGTAATGCTTTGTCAGATTTAGAGGATGATACTGCTATTGGTGTCAGTTTATCTCTTGAGGTTATCACGAACGACAGCAAAAGTGACGCATACAAATTGAGATCTGATCCAATGGATGCTAATATAAACATTGCTGATGTTATGATAGGATCCAGTGATATTTCCGACAGTTGTAATAAGGAAAAGTCTGACCTGATACTTTACAACGTAAGAAACAGTACTAGCGGTGAAGTTACTTCGGATTTACAGTGCAATTTTAAGTCTGATGGCCCCGAGTTTGAGGTTAGGGAGACCACGCCAAGTCAACAGGGTCGATTGGAAGCTTATAGGCCGAGGGGGGGGCAGGAATTAGAATCTGCTCCCCAAagtaacaattttgaagtCAATGTGATGGATAACTGTGTAAAAGAGCCATCAAGTGATGTGCCTATGGCGAGCTGTGGTGAATGTTGTACTAGTGGATCGAATGATTATAAATGCAGCACTATTATTGGTTCTAGGGATGAAGGCAATAGTTTAACAGTTGTCTCAACTGTTAACTGTGATTCCAGTGTCGGTATAGGCGTAGTTGGTGGAAGTTTGGAGGGCGAAATAGGTAGTTCTAATGCTAGTGGcgtttga